The window TAGGTAAGTTCAGTCATAAGATAAAAGCAGCTTATTAAACCTAAAACAGGTATCAGCGAAAGATTTTTTACTACTGATAGTATGGTAAGGATTAAAGACAATAAGATAAACAGAAAAAACGGAAAACGCTCGTGCACATTCTCGCCAGAGAACATATGGGTAAAGGGTTGCCAGAAAATGTACATCCCGGCAATAAATAGTATAGGCACTATAAACTTTGAATTAACATAAGGCAAATGGAACCGGCCTTTTACAGCGGCTTCACGCGGCATAAGTAATACCCCACCGCAAACCAGCACAAAGGCAAATAAAGTACCTATACTGGTCAAATCGGTTACCTCAGTAAGGTTCATAAACAATGCGGGTATAGCCACTACGAAACCCGTTACAATGGTAGCAAATGATGGGGTGTGATGTTTAGGGTGGATACGTGAAAATGCTTTTGGCAATAGCCCGTCCCTGCTCATGCTCATCCATATACGTGGTTGGCCCAACTGGAATATTAATAATACACTTGCGGTAGCTACTACGGCGCTAATGGATATTACATAACTGATCTTTTTCAATCCTACTTTAATAAAAACATAAGCCAGCGGATCGCCCACTTGCAGGTTTTTGTAACTCACCATGCCCGTTAATACTAAAGCGATAAGAATATAGAGCACAGTACAAATCACCAGTGAATAGATCATCCCGCGTGGCAAGTCACGCTGGGGGTTCCGGCACTCTTCGGCTGTAGTGGATATGGCATCAAAACCAATATAAGCGAAAAACACGCCCGATACCCCTTTCATTACCCCCCGGAACCCATTGGGCAAAAATGGGTGCCAGTTAGCCGGCGTAACGTAAAAGAAGCCGATAATAATTACCGCAATTACAATGGCGATCTTTAAAAACACCATAGCGTTGGTAGCTTTCTTAGTTTCGCGGATACCCACGTAAACCAAATACGTTATAGCAACTACAATAGCCAGTGCCGGTATGTTGGCAATCAGTTTTAGGCCGCCAATACCGGGCGCTGTATTCCAGGCCAAAGCGGCGGTCTTCATGGTGTCGGTTATATCTGCCAGGTGGCCGCTTTTAGTTAGGTCTATAATTTGCTCATGCGCCCTAAATGCTGTAAAATAATCTAAGGTTAAATATTCGGGCATGTGAATATGGAAACCCTCTAAAAAGTTAACAAAATAAGTGCTCCATGATATAGCCACAGCTATATTACCAATGGCATACTCCATCAATAAATCCCAGCCGATAATCCAGGCTATCAGTTCGCCAAAAGTAGCGTAAGCATAAGTGTAAGCGCTGCCGGCAACTGGTATACGCGATGCAAATTCAGCATAACATAAAGCCGAAAAGCCGCACGTAATAGCAGTAATGATAAACAAAATAGTAACACCCGGCCCTCCCTGAAAAGATGCCTCACCGATGGTAGAGAATATCCCCGCGCCTACCACGGCCGCTATCCCCATTAAGGTAAGGTCCTTAACGGTTAGTTCTTTTTTTAAATGGTTTGAAGAATGTTCGCTATCGCTAAAGCCACTTTTAACATCAGTAAGAATGTGTTCGAGAGATTTTTTACGGAAAAGGTTTTTCGACATACGGTGTTTAAATCTGCAAACCAAACATACTGATTTTTTCGCATAGTGATAATCACTTAAAACCTTGCCCGCAAAAGTCTATTAAACAAAGTGCAGCAATAGCTATTGCTGCACTTTTATATTTTACGCTATGCTTTCTTTTTTCTGCGTGATGCTTTGGTCGTAAACTCATCAAGCTCGTCCTGGTGTCTTCGTCGCCTGCGTACTACAAGGATAATAAACACAATAATTATAATGCCTGCAACTATCAATACTATTGTTGCGCCGCTTAACCCCTGCCACTTCCCAAAAGTGAGATACTGATCTGTACCGTCCAGTTCCGGAGGAGATTTAATGCTTTTAAAAAAGGCATTCATCTCTTTAGATGCTACGTCCTGCCTGGCTTCATCATATAAGTACTGGAAAGTATAGGTTACCGGCCTGGTATACCATATCTGAAATTTGCGCAGTTGTACCCCGCTGCCGGTATCCGTACGTAATACAAACTGACGGATCTCTAATTTATTAATAATGGTATCATGATCGTCTGTGATGGTGCCCTCCGACAGACTGGCCTGCACCTTACGGATATACTCCTTAAAAACGTTGTTAAGGTCCTTCTCCTTTTTTAAAGGCTTATTGGTTGGTGGATTTGGCGACCGGCTGATGATAATATATCCATAGCGCGAATTGGCGGTATAGGTTTGCTGCCCCAGTGTATCCAGCTTATGAAAATCAGCCGGTAGTTTTACACTGATCAGGCTATCTAATTTTACAGTTTTCGTCACCTCCTGACTATATCCCATCAGGGCGACAAGTATTATGCTAAAACTTATTAATATCTTTTTCATGGTTGGATAATAACTGTAAAACCGTTAAATAAGTTTTGCTTACTGACTAATTTGAATGGTTATTAATTATTTAGCCGGCATAAATACAATCCAAATACAGGTAGTTTCGGCTCAGGCGGCCATTGCTATTGTGTACATTTTACACTTAGTAAACCATAATGCAGTTTGTGTTTGCTACCTTTGCAGCAATGCAACAACAGGCTACTTATTTATATCCCAAAACAATGCTGCGCATGGCCGTAGGCTGCATGTTTTTTATTGCGGGGATATGCTTTGCCAGCTGGGCATCGCGTATTGCCAGCATACAGCAAACTTTAGGTTTAACTGATGCTGCCTTGGGCGCTGTTCTTTTCACCTTACCAGTAGGCTTAATGTTATCCTTACCATTCGCGGGTTGGGTTATCAGCAAAACCGGTAGCCGTAACCTGTTAATTATTGCTGTGACTTTTTATGGGATAGCCCTGGTTGGCTTAGGTTCCGCGCGACAAATATGGCAGTTGATAACCTGTTTATTATGCTTTGGCTTTGCCAGTAATAATGTAAATATTGCGGTAAATACCCAGGCCGTAAGCGCTGAACGCCTATACGGGAAACCCATCATGGCGTCGTTTCATGGTTTGTGGAGCCTGGCTGGCTTTGCCGGTGCGGGGATCGGGACGTTTATGATAGGCAAAAACATCATTCCACAGCATCATTTTATAATGATATTAATAGTGATGATCGCCGGGGTGGTTTATTGTTCGCGCTATCTGAATAATGATAAAAGCGGCGCAAGCGAAGGACCTGTATTTGTAATGCCCGATAGATCGTTAATTAAGTTAGGCATTATAGCCTTTTGTTCGCTGATGTGCGAAGGTGCTATGTTTGATTGGAGTGTAATTTATTTCAAGAAAGTGATATCAGCTGAAGGGGCCTGGATTGGCGCAGGTTACACTGCCTTTATGCTAACCATGGCCAGCGGCCGCTTTATTGCCGATTGGTTTGCGCACCGCTTTGGCTTAAAACGCATTTTACAGGTTAGCGGATCGCTTACCGCGTTGGGATTGATCATAGCCGTGGCCTGCCCCTATTTATATACTGCCATCGGCGGCTTCCTGCTTGTTGGCTTTGGTGTTTCATCTGTAGTGCCCATGGTTTATAGTGCAGCCGGCCGGTCAAAAACCATGTCGCCGGGTGTGGCATTGGCGGCTGTATCAACCATTGGTTTTATAGGTTTTTTGGTTGGACCACCCGTTATAGGGTTTATTGCCGGCGTGACAGGCAGCCTGCGTTATTCCTTTATGCTGATAGCTGCCATGGGTGTTAGCGTGGTGGTAGTATCTACAAAAGCGAAGCTTTCTTAAGTCTAAAGTTAGAAGTCCTAAGATTCGTATTGTTTTTCTAAATAAAACTTCGACTCAGGACTTAAGACTTAATGTATAGTATACTCAAATTCTTCGTAACCGTTCTTAATGAACAGCTTTAAAGGCTGTTTCGGTTCATCCATATCCAGCGAAAGCTGCGCGATGATGGTTGGCAGATTATCCCTGATCACCTTCAAATCGGTAACATGCGGCATGGTGATGTGGATGTCATCGCCAAGCGGCGTTATTTCCCAGTCTTTCAGGTTAGCTTTGTGCAATATGTCGAGCCATTTTTGTTGGTATGGGTTCATAATAACAGATTTTATTATGAAAGGCATTTAGCTGCTAAAAAGT of the Mucilaginibacter boryungensis genome contains:
- a CDS encoding MFS transporter, giving the protein MQFVFATFAAMQQQATYLYPKTMLRMAVGCMFFIAGICFASWASRIASIQQTLGLTDAALGAVLFTLPVGLMLSLPFAGWVISKTGSRNLLIIAVTFYGIALVGLGSARQIWQLITCLLCFGFASNNVNIAVNTQAVSAERLYGKPIMASFHGLWSLAGFAGAGIGTFMIGKNIIPQHHFIMILIVMIAGVVYCSRYLNNDKSGASEGPVFVMPDRSLIKLGIIAFCSLMCEGAMFDWSVIYFKKVISAEGAWIGAGYTAFMLTMASGRFIADWFAHRFGLKRILQVSGSLTALGLIIAVACPYLYTAIGGFLLVGFGVSSVVPMVYSAAGRSKTMSPGVALAAVSTIGFIGFLVGPPVIGFIAGVTGSLRYSFMLIAAMGVSVVVVSTKAKLS
- a CDS encoding amino acid permease — protein: MSKNLFRKKSLEHILTDVKSGFSDSEHSSNHLKKELTVKDLTLMGIAAVVGAGIFSTIGEASFQGGPGVTILFIITAITCGFSALCYAEFASRIPVAGSAYTYAYATFGELIAWIIGWDLLMEYAIGNIAVAISWSTYFVNFLEGFHIHMPEYLTLDYFTAFRAHEQIIDLTKSGHLADITDTMKTAALAWNTAPGIGGLKLIANIPALAIVVAITYLVYVGIRETKKATNAMVFLKIAIVIAVIIIGFFYVTPANWHPFLPNGFRGVMKGVSGVFFAYIGFDAISTTAEECRNPQRDLPRGMIYSLVICTVLYILIALVLTGMVSYKNLQVGDPLAYVFIKVGLKKISYVISISAVVATASVLLIFQLGQPRIWMSMSRDGLLPKAFSRIHPKHHTPSFATIVTGFVVAIPALFMNLTEVTDLTSIGTLFAFVLVCGGVLLMPREAAVKGRFHLPYVNSKFIVPILFIAGMYIFWQPFTHMFSGENVHERFPFFLFILLSLILTILSVVKNLSLIPVLGLISCFYLMTELTYQSWIRFLVWLVIGLALYFTYGYKHSVLGKQKL